The Amycolatopsis sp. DG1A-15b genome window below encodes:
- a CDS encoding alpha/beta hydrolase, with amino-acid sequence MTPPPFDPELAAVVGELRAGRSPLVTLADIPARREVVAADFRTVEELAAAHPGFTFRKERAGDVPLLVVTPADRAPAGVVYHVHGGGLIVGSHLGPDVPNLLGWAGKLGLAVVSPGYRLAPEHPYPAAVEDCYAGLLWTVERLGVPVIAGISAGGGLAAATTLLARDRGGPLPIGQLLICPMLDDRNDSVSAVDLDGRGLWDRTANHVGWTAYLGDRRDVPAYAAPARAEDLSGLPPAFLDVGTAETFRDEVVAYASRIWQAGGDAELHVWPGGFHGFDALVPEAALSRAAVAARLTWLRRLLRDVS; translated from the coding sequence GTGACCCCGCCGCCGTTCGACCCGGAGCTGGCCGCGGTCGTCGGCGAGCTGCGCGCCGGCCGGAGCCCGCTGGTGACGCTCGCCGACATCCCCGCACGCCGCGAGGTCGTCGCGGCCGACTTCCGGACCGTCGAAGAGCTGGCGGCCGCGCACCCCGGGTTCACCTTCCGCAAGGAACGCGCCGGCGACGTGCCGCTGCTGGTCGTCACCCCGGCGGACCGGGCCCCGGCCGGCGTCGTCTACCACGTGCACGGCGGCGGCCTGATCGTCGGCAGCCACCTCGGCCCGGACGTGCCGAACCTGCTGGGCTGGGCCGGGAAACTGGGCCTCGCCGTCGTCTCGCCCGGGTACCGGCTGGCGCCGGAGCACCCGTACCCGGCGGCCGTCGAGGACTGCTACGCGGGTCTGCTGTGGACGGTCGAACGGCTGGGCGTCCCGGTGATCGCCGGGATCAGCGCGGGCGGCGGCCTGGCCGCGGCGACGACCCTGCTGGCCCGCGACCGCGGCGGCCCGCTCCCGATCGGGCAGCTGCTGATCTGCCCGATGCTCGACGACCGCAACGACTCGGTGTCGGCCGTCGACCTCGACGGCCGCGGCCTGTGGGACCGGACGGCGAACCACGTCGGCTGGACGGCGTACCTGGGTGACCGCCGTGACGTCCCGGCCTACGCCGCACCGGCCCGCGCCGAGGACCTTTCCGGCCTGCCGCCGGCGTTCCTGGACGTCGGCACGGCCGAGACGTTCCGCGACGAGGTGGTCGCGTACGCGAGCCGGATCTGGCAGGCGGGCGGCGACGCCGAGCTGCACGTGTGGCCGGGCGGCTTCCACGGCTTCGACGCGCTGGTGCCCGAGGCGGCGCTCAGCCGGGCGGCCGTCGCCGCCCGGCTGACCTGGTTGCGGCGCCTGCTCAGGGATGTCTCGTAA
- a CDS encoding methyltransferase domain-containing protein, translating into MSQRRADGSAGDADYGAIGGVYTDYRKPDPRIGQYLVDALGDARTVLNVGAGAGAYEPEDREVTAVEPSASMRAQRPAGLPPAVDAVAEKLPFPDRAFEGAMSTFSVHQWNDLWAGLKEMRRVTRGPIAILTCDPQLLRRFWLLDYAPEVIETEARRYPSVDDIADGLGGHTSVVGVPIPIDCTDGFNEAYYARPERLLDPGARLSCSAWSFVDDRVHHRFAAELQHDLDDGTWERRYGKLREQPTFEGSLVLVVSDPAA; encoded by the coding sequence ATGAGCCAGCGACGTGCGGACGGGAGCGCCGGGGACGCCGACTACGGCGCCATCGGCGGGGTCTACACCGACTACCGCAAGCCGGATCCCCGCATCGGCCAGTACCTCGTCGACGCGCTGGGTGACGCGCGGACCGTGCTGAACGTCGGCGCGGGCGCCGGTGCGTACGAACCCGAAGACCGCGAAGTGACGGCTGTCGAGCCGTCGGCCTCGATGCGTGCGCAGCGCCCGGCGGGCCTGCCGCCGGCGGTCGACGCCGTGGCCGAGAAGCTGCCGTTCCCGGACCGGGCGTTCGAGGGCGCGATGAGCACGTTCAGCGTGCACCAGTGGAACGACCTGTGGGCCGGCCTCAAGGAGATGCGCCGCGTCACGCGCGGCCCGATCGCCATCCTGACCTGCGACCCTCAGCTGCTTCGCCGCTTCTGGCTGCTCGACTACGCGCCCGAAGTGATCGAGACCGAGGCCCGGCGCTACCCGTCGGTCGACGACATCGCCGACGGCCTCGGCGGGCACACCTCGGTGGTCGGCGTGCCGATCCCGATCGACTGCACCGACGGCTTCAACGAGGCCTACTACGCCCGCCCCGAACGCCTCCTCGACCCGGGCGCGCGGCTGTCGTGCTCGGCGTGGAGCTTCGTCGACGACCGCGTGCACCACCGCTTCGCCGCGGAACTGCAGCACGACCTCGACGACGGCACGTGGGAACGCCGCTACGGCAAGCTGCGCGAGCAGCCGACGTTCGAGGGCTCGCTCGTCCTCGTCGTCTCGGACCCCGCGGCGTGA
- a CDS encoding discoidin domain-containing protein: MSPSSVFSAPKFRFGALAAAVIAAAGLTIAAVPAGNAAPAAGRGATVPFLEQEAETAATNGSVIGPNRAAGTLAGEASGRKAVTLSGQGQYVEFTLTAPANSIDFRYSVPDSASGTISLYVGGAHNRDIPLTSKWAWYYGSYPFTNNPGDGHAHHFYDEARALLGTSYPAGTKIRLQADAGDVTPVTVDLADFEQVGAAATRPANSVSVTDYGATAGDTSDDAAAFDAAVAAARSQGKEAWIPSGTFTLGHHITVDQVTIRGAGPWYSVLTGPRAGIFGKGEPESCGTPAYPGNPAVPGVSSAVKLYDFAIIGQVDARVDCDQSNAIGGALGGGSVVQNLWLQHTKVGLWLDGPFDGLTVTGNRILDQTADGLNLHQGISNVTVTNNFLRNTGDDGLAMWSEHQADHHNTFSFNTVLLPILANNIAIYGGHDNTVSDNVVADNQDQGGGLHIANRFSAVPLSGTTTVARNTAIRTGVLDSNWQFGVGALWFDGRDSAITGRIDVTGNDLLDNNYEAIQFIDGATTDVHFSDIRISGAGTFAWQLQAKPSGSVKNVVATGVGRAGVYNCMGPDAMSGLADQGGNSGWTTTYCGSWPAPVYGSDNGGTTTPPTTTPPTTTPTQPGGNLALHKAVSASGAQGGFPPGNAVDGDANSYWESTNNAFPQSLTVDFGSTVTVSRLVLKLPPSSAWGTRTQTISVDGVKAAAGYTFAPASGNTATVTFPAASVRTLRLTFTGNTGWPAGQLSELEAYSS; encoded by the coding sequence ATGTCTCCCAGCTCTGTCTTCAGCGCGCCCAAGTTCAGGTTCGGCGCACTCGCCGCGGCGGTGATCGCCGCCGCCGGACTCACGATCGCCGCCGTTCCCGCGGGAAACGCGGCCCCGGCCGCCGGCCGGGGCGCGACGGTTCCCTTCCTCGAACAAGAAGCCGAAACCGCCGCCACCAACGGTTCGGTCATCGGCCCGAACCGCGCCGCGGGCACCCTCGCCGGCGAAGCCTCCGGCCGGAAGGCCGTGACGCTGTCCGGCCAGGGCCAGTACGTCGAGTTCACCCTCACCGCACCGGCGAACTCGATCGACTTCCGGTACAGCGTCCCGGACTCCGCGAGCGGGACGATCTCGCTCTACGTCGGCGGTGCCCACAACCGGGACATCCCGCTGACGTCGAAGTGGGCCTGGTACTACGGCTCGTACCCCTTCACCAACAACCCGGGTGACGGTCACGCGCACCACTTCTACGACGAGGCCCGCGCACTGCTCGGCACGTCCTACCCGGCCGGGACGAAGATCAGGCTGCAGGCCGACGCCGGAGACGTCACGCCGGTCACCGTCGACCTCGCCGACTTCGAGCAGGTCGGCGCGGCCGCGACCCGGCCGGCGAACTCGGTGTCCGTCACCGACTACGGCGCCACCGCGGGCGACACGAGCGACGACGCCGCGGCGTTCGACGCGGCGGTCGCGGCGGCACGCAGCCAGGGCAAGGAAGCCTGGATCCCGTCCGGCACCTTCACCCTCGGCCACCACATCACGGTCGACCAGGTGACGATCCGCGGTGCCGGACCCTGGTACTCGGTGCTGACCGGCCCGCGCGCGGGCATCTTCGGCAAGGGCGAACCGGAGAGCTGCGGAACCCCGGCGTATCCCGGCAACCCCGCCGTGCCGGGCGTCAGCAGCGCGGTGAAGCTCTACGACTTCGCGATCATCGGCCAGGTCGACGCCCGCGTCGACTGCGACCAGTCGAACGCGATCGGCGGCGCGCTGGGCGGCGGCTCGGTCGTGCAGAACCTGTGGCTGCAGCACACGAAGGTCGGGCTGTGGCTCGACGGGCCGTTCGACGGGCTCACCGTGACCGGCAACCGGATCCTCGACCAGACCGCCGACGGGCTGAACCTGCACCAGGGCATCAGCAACGTCACCGTGACGAACAACTTCCTGCGCAACACCGGCGACGACGGCCTGGCGATGTGGTCCGAGCACCAAGCCGACCACCACAACACGTTCTCCTTCAACACCGTGCTGCTGCCGATCCTGGCCAACAACATCGCGATCTACGGCGGGCACGACAACACCGTGTCCGACAACGTCGTCGCCGACAACCAAGACCAGGGCGGTGGTCTGCACATCGCGAACCGGTTCAGCGCGGTGCCGCTGTCGGGCACCACGACGGTCGCGCGCAACACCGCGATCCGCACCGGCGTGCTCGACTCGAACTGGCAGTTCGGCGTCGGCGCGCTGTGGTTCGACGGCCGCGACTCGGCCATCACCGGCCGGATCGACGTCACCGGCAACGACCTGCTGGACAACAACTACGAGGCGATCCAGTTCATCGACGGCGCCACCACGGACGTGCACTTCAGCGACATCCGGATCAGCGGCGCCGGCACGTTCGCCTGGCAGCTGCAGGCGAAGCCGTCGGGGTCGGTGAAGAACGTCGTCGCGACCGGGGTCGGCCGGGCGGGTGTCTACAACTGCATGGGGCCCGACGCGATGAGCGGCCTGGCCGACCAGGGCGGCAACTCGGGCTGGACCACGACGTACTGCGGCTCGTGGCCGGCGCCCGTCTACGGCTCGGACAACGGCGGCACGACGACTCCGCCCACCACCACGCCGCCGACCACCACGCCGACCCAGCCGGGCGGGAACCTGGCGCTGCACAAGGCAGTCAGCGCGTCCGGCGCCCAAGGTGGTTTCCCGCCGGGCAACGCCGTCGACGGCGACGCGAACTCGTACTGGGAGAGCACGAACAACGCGTTCCCGCAGTCGCTGACCGTCGACTTCGGCAGCACGGTCACCGTCTCGCGGCTGGTGCTGAAGCTGCCGCCGTCCTCGGCGTGGGGCACCCGCACGCAGACGATCTCGGTCGACGGGGTCAAGGCCGCGGCGGGCTACACCTTCGCCCCGGCGTCCGGCAACACCGCGACCGTGACCTTCCCGGCGGCGTCGGTGCGCACCCTCCGGCTGACTTTCACCGGCAACACCGGCTGGCCCGCGGGTCAGCTGTCCGAGCTCGAAGCCTATTCGTCCTGA
- a CDS encoding discoidin domain-containing protein, whose protein sequence is MSPIPRRRAALLAAALAAAGLTVLAGGTPAAAATCPTTASGGASVPFRTVEAECSATNGSAVGPDYTQAGLASEASGRQAVRIGTGQYVEFTLPAAANSINVHYSVPDGSSGRLTVSVNGTKLALPVTARYSYVDTSWIPGAKTHHFFDDARLLLGQNLPAGAKVRVQADSGDVGQATIDLADFEQVGGAGTKPANALPVTDYGATANDSSDDTQAFRNALAAARSQGREVWVPSGRFEISSALQIDQTTVRGAGQWYTVLHGNNIFNNGSASGNIKLYDFAVFGDVTERNDGSPDNAFHGVLGTGSVVSGLWIQDTKCGLWLMNGASSNLTIENNRILDTQADGVNFDGAVTNSTLRNNYLRNNGDDGLALWSNGQADAGNTIANNTVVQPNLANGIALYGGSNNTVSGNLVQDTNALGGGYLVANRFNSVPLSGTVTLSNNTALRAGALDPNWQFGVGALWFDARDQAITGVTIRVTGFTAIQSPYEAIQFIDGNGAGKPIQGITIDGVSVQGVGTFVAQAQTQGSVSISNLTASGVGVTGTYNCPYPTSIPRMTFGGSGNNGWTGTWGDCSTWPAPNSGPPQPPQPGTDLARGKAISSSSQQGGFPPSNANDGDANSYWESANNAFPQTLTVDLGTASSINKVTLKLPPSSAWGARTQTVTISGSTDGGSYTTLVGSRGYSFDPASGNTASVSFATTSQRFVRLTFTGNTGWPAGQAAGFEVSAA, encoded by the coding sequence ATGTCCCCCATTCCCCGGCGCCGCGCGGCGCTGCTGGCCGCGGCCCTCGCCGCGGCCGGCCTGACCGTGCTGGCCGGCGGCACCCCGGCGGCCGCGGCGACCTGTCCCACCACGGCGTCCGGCGGCGCGAGTGTGCCGTTCCGGACCGTCGAAGCCGAGTGCTCGGCGACCAACGGCTCGGCCGTCGGCCCCGACTACACGCAGGCCGGCTTGGCTTCGGAGGCCTCCGGGCGGCAGGCGGTCCGGATCGGCACCGGCCAGTACGTCGAGTTCACGCTGCCCGCGGCGGCCAACTCGATCAACGTCCACTACAGCGTGCCGGACGGCTCGTCCGGCCGCCTCACGGTGTCCGTCAACGGGACCAAGCTGGCGCTGCCGGTGACCGCCCGCTATTCCTATGTGGACACCAGCTGGATCCCCGGCGCCAAGACGCACCACTTCTTCGACGACGCCCGGCTGCTGCTGGGCCAGAACCTGCCCGCCGGGGCGAAGGTGCGGGTGCAGGCCGACTCCGGTGACGTCGGCCAGGCGACCATCGACCTCGCCGACTTCGAGCAGGTCGGCGGCGCGGGCACGAAACCGGCGAACGCCCTGCCGGTCACCGACTACGGCGCCACCGCGAACGACTCCTCGGACGACACGCAGGCGTTCCGGAACGCGCTGGCAGCGGCGCGCTCGCAGGGCCGCGAGGTGTGGGTGCCGTCCGGGCGCTTCGAAATCTCCTCGGCGCTGCAGATCGACCAGACGACCGTCCGGGGCGCGGGCCAGTGGTACACCGTGCTGCACGGCAACAACATCTTCAACAACGGCAGCGCGTCCGGGAACATCAAGCTGTACGACTTCGCGGTCTTCGGTGACGTGACCGAGCGCAACGACGGCAGCCCGGACAACGCGTTCCACGGCGTCCTCGGCACCGGCTCGGTCGTGAGCGGCCTGTGGATCCAGGACACCAAGTGCGGGCTGTGGCTGATGAACGGCGCTTCGTCGAATCTCACCATCGAAAACAACCGCATCCTCGACACCCAGGCCGACGGCGTGAACTTCGACGGCGCCGTGACGAACTCGACGCTGCGCAACAACTACCTGCGCAACAACGGTGACGACGGGCTCGCGCTGTGGTCCAACGGCCAGGCCGACGCGGGCAACACCATCGCGAACAACACCGTCGTGCAGCCCAACCTGGCCAACGGCATCGCGCTGTACGGCGGGTCGAACAACACCGTGAGCGGCAACCTGGTCCAGGACACCAACGCCCTCGGCGGCGGCTACCTCGTGGCGAACCGGTTCAACTCGGTGCCGCTGTCCGGCACGGTCACGCTTTCGAACAACACCGCGCTGCGGGCCGGGGCGCTCGACCCGAACTGGCAGTTCGGCGTCGGCGCGCTGTGGTTCGACGCGCGCGACCAGGCGATCACCGGCGTCACCATCCGCGTCACCGGGTTCACCGCGATCCAGAGCCCGTACGAGGCCATCCAGTTCATCGACGGCAACGGCGCGGGCAAGCCGATCCAGGGCATCACCATCGACGGCGTCTCCGTGCAGGGCGTCGGCACCTTCGTGGCGCAAGCGCAGACGCAGGGGTCGGTGTCGATCAGCAACCTGACGGCGTCCGGCGTCGGCGTCACCGGGACGTACAACTGCCCTTACCCGACGTCGATCCCCCGCATGACCTTCGGCGGGTCGGGCAACAACGGCTGGACCGGCACCTGGGGCGACTGCTCGACCTGGCCCGCGCCGAACTCGGGTCCGCCGCAGCCGCCGCAGCCCGGCACCGACCTCGCCCGCGGGAAGGCGATCAGCTCGTCGTCCCAGCAGGGCGGGTTCCCGCCGTCGAACGCGAACGACGGCGACGCCAACAGCTACTGGGAGAGCGCCAACAACGCGTTCCCCCAGACGCTGACGGTGGACCTGGGCACGGCGTCGTCGATCAACAAGGTGACGCTGAAGCTGCCGCCGTCCTCGGCCTGGGGTGCGCGCACCCAGACGGTGACGATCTCCGGCAGCACCGACGGCGGCTCGTACACGACGCTGGTGGGGTCGCGCGGCTACTCGTTCGACCCGGCGTCCGGCAACACGGCCTCGGTGTCCTTCGCGACGACGTCCCAGCGGTTCGTGCGGCTGACCTTCACCGGCAACACGGGCTGGCCCGCCGGCCAGGCGGCCGGATTCGAGGTGTCGGCGGCCTGA
- a CDS encoding response regulator transcription factor has translation MPRLLLVEDDEPLAEALSLALRALGHDVVHAPTGEHALTALGDAEFVLLDVMLPGIDGFEVCRRIRARSRLPIVLLTARGDPIDVVAGLECGADDYVVKPAEPRVLDARIKAIGRRAQPAVPEAGLFRVGELAIDAAAMSVTRAGEELALTATEIRLLVEFAEHPNQVLSRQVLLKRVWDYGYVGDSRIVDAAVARLRAKVEDDPANPVLLRTVRGLGYRLVTR, from the coding sequence GTGCCGCGTCTGCTGCTCGTCGAGGACGACGAACCGCTGGCCGAAGCGCTTTCGCTGGCGTTGCGCGCGTTGGGCCACGACGTCGTCCACGCTCCTACCGGCGAGCACGCGCTGACCGCGCTGGGCGACGCCGAGTTCGTCCTCCTCGACGTCATGCTGCCCGGTATCGACGGCTTCGAGGTCTGCCGCCGCATCCGCGCCCGCAGCCGGCTGCCGATCGTGCTGCTGACCGCCCGCGGCGACCCGATCGACGTCGTCGCCGGGCTCGAGTGCGGCGCCGACGACTACGTGGTCAAGCCGGCCGAGCCGCGCGTGCTCGACGCGCGGATCAAGGCGATCGGCCGCCGCGCGCAGCCGGCCGTGCCGGAAGCCGGCCTGTTCCGGGTGGGCGAGCTGGCGATCGACGCCGCCGCGATGAGCGTCACCCGCGCCGGCGAGGAACTCGCGCTGACCGCCACGGAGATCCGGCTGCTCGTCGAGTTCGCCGAGCACCCGAACCAGGTGCTGAGCCGCCAGGTGCTGCTCAAGCGCGTCTGGGACTACGGCTACGTCGGCGACTCGCGGATCGTCGACGCGGCGGTCGCGCGGCTGCGCGCGAAAGTCGAGGACGACCCGGCGAACCCGGTGCTGCTGCGGACCGTCCGCGGCCTGGGCTACCGCCTGGTGACGAGGTGA
- a CDS encoding HAMP domain-containing sensor histidine kinase, protein MRLPAVSLRTRIVAAIVGVTTTATAVMAFSAYQVQADEALGRFARSSVSNAAADRKVIQEYSKVGSEGWLDDAPTHLGDIPDWALVLEGPGGQVEVVRAATTYLGLIPVPDKLTMLRAVREELFRYRAPEQFGAAYARVPETGRKVFVVNANLPVPGYHLVQFYDFSQFDNDLTELRWKLVRVALGVTALGVGVAVLIGRRIRRPIKALSAAADELGAGELGTRVPVKGRDEVAALAGSFNAMAARLGESIEELHAKDRQQRRFVADVAHDLRTPLASMLATVDSLDHAEPATRTRAADILGTQARRLAKLVEDLLEIASFDAGKADLRVAPVDLADLVADAAEVTGVDAAVTASGNVTVVADPRRVHTVVANLLSNAVRHGAAPVTVTLDGTGDDVVVRVADAGPGVPEDLLPLLFDRFTRGDHARQATEGSGLGLAIARENVLAHGGSLTVHNDGGAVFTVRLPRGVENA, encoded by the coding sequence GTGAGGCTCCCGGCCGTCAGCCTGCGGACGCGGATCGTGGCGGCGATCGTCGGCGTGACCACGACGGCGACGGCGGTGATGGCGTTCTCCGCCTACCAGGTGCAGGCCGACGAAGCACTGGGCCGGTTCGCCAGGTCGTCCGTGAGCAACGCGGCGGCCGATCGGAAGGTCATCCAAGAGTATTCGAAGGTGGGCAGCGAAGGGTGGCTCGACGACGCCCCCACCCACCTCGGCGACATCCCGGACTGGGCGCTGGTGCTCGAGGGGCCCGGCGGGCAGGTCGAAGTCGTGCGAGCCGCCACCACGTATCTCGGGCTCATCCCGGTTCCGGACAAACTCACGATGCTGCGGGCGGTGCGCGAGGAGCTGTTCCGCTATCGAGCGCCCGAGCAGTTCGGCGCCGCCTACGCGCGGGTGCCGGAGACCGGCCGGAAAGTGTTCGTGGTCAACGCGAATCTGCCCGTGCCCGGCTACCACCTCGTGCAGTTCTACGACTTCAGCCAGTTCGACAACGACCTGACCGAGCTACGCTGGAAGCTCGTCCGCGTCGCCCTCGGCGTGACCGCGCTCGGGGTCGGCGTGGCGGTCCTGATCGGGCGCCGGATCCGCCGTCCGATCAAGGCCTTGTCCGCGGCCGCCGACGAGCTGGGTGCGGGCGAACTCGGCACCCGCGTCCCGGTCAAGGGCCGGGACGAGGTCGCCGCGCTGGCCGGGTCCTTCAACGCGATGGCCGCGCGGCTCGGCGAATCCATCGAAGAGCTGCACGCGAAAGACCGCCAGCAGCGGCGGTTCGTCGCCGACGTCGCCCACGACCTGCGGACTCCGCTGGCCTCGATGCTCGCCACCGTCGACAGCCTCGACCACGCCGAGCCCGCCACCCGCACCCGGGCCGCCGACATCCTCGGCACGCAGGCGCGGCGGCTCGCCAAGCTCGTCGAAGACCTGCTCGAGATCGCCAGCTTCGACGCCGGCAAGGCCGACCTGCGGGTGGCGCCCGTCGACCTCGCCGACCTGGTGGCCGACGCCGCCGAAGTCACCGGCGTCGACGCCGCCGTGACGGCGAGCGGGAACGTCACGGTCGTCGCCGACCCGCGGCGGGTGCACACCGTGGTGGCGAACCTGCTGAGCAACGCCGTCCGGCACGGGGCCGCGCCGGTCACGGTCACCCTCGACGGGACCGGCGACGACGTCGTCGTGCGGGTCGCCGACGCCGGCCCCGGCGTCCCGGAAGACCTGCTGCCGCTCCTGTTCGACCGGTTCACCCGCGGCGACCACGCGCGTCAGGCGACCGAGGGCAGCGGGCTCGGGCTGGCGATCGCCCGGGAGAACGTGCTGGCGCACGGCGGATCGCTCACGGTGCACAACGACGGCGGGGCCGTGTTCACCGTGCGGTTGCCCCGGGGTGTCGAGAACGCCTGA
- a CDS encoding LacI family DNA-binding transcriptional regulator — MTRRLAEVARQVGVSEATVSRVLNGRSGVSASTRAAVLTALDVMGYERPTQLRGERARLVGLVLPELQNPIFPALAEIMGNALAQQGFTPVLCTRTAGGVSEAEYVELLLQQQVSGVVFAGGLYAQADAIHSHYHHLVERRLPTVLINAAVDHLGLPQVSCDDAVAVEQVVGHLSSLGHEKIGLVLGPSDHVPSRRKLEAFRSYAAKLGLPVLEELIEHGMFSIEGGHAAAARLYPRGATAVLCASDLLALGAIRAARRQGLSVPEDVSVVGYDDSALMNCTDPPLTTTRQPIEAMGRAVVELLVKRINGGEVAAEELLFAPELVVRGSTARRIT; from the coding sequence ATGACGCGTCGTCTTGCCGAAGTCGCCCGCCAGGTCGGGGTCAGCGAAGCCACGGTCAGCCGGGTGCTCAACGGCCGGTCCGGGGTGTCCGCGAGCACCCGCGCCGCCGTGCTCACCGCGCTGGACGTGATGGGGTACGAGCGGCCCACCCAGCTTCGGGGCGAGCGGGCCCGGCTGGTCGGGCTGGTGCTGCCGGAGCTGCAGAACCCGATCTTCCCGGCGCTGGCCGAGATCATGGGCAACGCCCTCGCCCAGCAGGGGTTCACGCCGGTGCTCTGCACGCGGACGGCGGGCGGGGTGTCCGAAGCGGAGTACGTCGAGCTGCTCCTGCAGCAGCAGGTGTCGGGCGTGGTGTTCGCCGGCGGCCTGTACGCGCAGGCGGACGCGATCCACTCCCACTACCACCACCTCGTCGAGCGACGGCTGCCGACGGTGCTGATCAACGCGGCGGTCGACCACCTCGGGCTGCCCCAGGTCTCGTGCGACGACGCGGTGGCCGTCGAGCAGGTCGTCGGGCACCTCAGCTCGCTCGGGCACGAGAAGATCGGCCTCGTCCTCGGCCCGTCCGACCACGTTCCGTCGCGGCGGAAGCTGGAGGCGTTCCGCTCCTACGCGGCCAAACTCGGGCTGCCGGTCCTGGAGGAGCTGATCGAGCACGGGATGTTTTCGATCGAGGGCGGCCACGCGGCGGCGGCCCGCCTGTACCCCCGCGGCGCGACGGCGGTGCTCTGCGCCAGCGACCTGCTGGCCCTCGGCGCGATCCGCGCGGCCCGCCGGCAGGGCCTGTCGGTGCCGGAGGACGTTTCGGTGGTCGGCTACGACGACTCGGCCCTGATGAACTGCACCGACCCGCCCCTGACGACCACCCGCCAGCCGATCGAGGCGATGGGCCGAGCGGTGGTGGAACTGCTGGTCAAGCGCATCAACGGCGGCGAGGTGGCGGCCGAAGAGCTGTTGTTCGCGCCGGAACTGGTGGTCCGCGGGTCCACGGCCCGCCGCATCACCTGA
- a CDS encoding extracellular solute-binding protein, giving the protein MSSTWSRTVSRRTLCLLAAGGLALGVAACGDGDSGAPAGGKVKITVTGQPPTSQPFERSVFDADVKEFEAAHPNIDIDPHEGFMDPKTFSAKLAGGQLEDVYYVYFTDPAQIIARHQAADITEAAKSVPHLNDLKPELLDNFRGADGKLYGLPTMNYTMGLLYSRPLFQKAGLDPDKPPQTWDEVREAAKKISALGNGVVGYADYSKNNQGGWHMTGWLYSMGGDIARKDGDKWVADFAGEKGKQALQYLHDMRWTDNSMGAKQLLEAQDVQRMMGAGQLGMYMAAPDNVPVLVKQFNGKYEDYGIAGMPGGQGTLLGGEGYMLNPKASPEKIKAGLEWIQWKYLNPDRFEKHIQQYVEGKQPVGLPAEPTPDVWQGTVRDQQLALKAKYANVPAANYKSYVDTTSKIKGSIEPPNAQQIYAALDSVMQAVLTDQNANIDQQLASASSKVNSVLAQVK; this is encoded by the coding sequence ATGAGCAGTACCTGGTCCCGAACCGTCTCCCGCCGAACGTTGTGCCTGCTCGCCGCCGGTGGTCTCGCCCTGGGGGTGGCCGCCTGCGGGGACGGTGACTCCGGCGCTCCAGCCGGCGGCAAGGTCAAGATCACCGTCACCGGTCAGCCGCCGACCAGCCAGCCCTTCGAGCGCAGCGTCTTCGACGCCGACGTCAAGGAGTTCGAGGCGGCGCACCCGAACATCGACATCGATCCGCACGAAGGCTTCATGGACCCCAAGACGTTCTCCGCGAAGCTCGCCGGCGGGCAGCTCGAAGACGTCTACTACGTCTACTTCACCGACCCGGCGCAGATCATCGCCCGCCACCAGGCCGCCGACATCACCGAAGCCGCGAAGAGCGTCCCGCACCTCAACGACCTCAAGCCGGAACTCCTGGACAACTTCCGGGGCGCCGACGGCAAGCTGTACGGCCTGCCGACCATGAACTACACGATGGGCCTGCTCTACAGCCGCCCGCTGTTCCAGAAGGCCGGCCTCGATCCCGACAAGCCGCCGCAGACCTGGGACGAAGTCCGCGAAGCCGCGAAGAAGATCTCCGCCCTGGGCAACGGCGTCGTCGGGTACGCCGACTACAGCAAGAACAACCAGGGTGGCTGGCACATGACCGGCTGGCTCTACTCGATGGGCGGCGACATCGCCCGCAAGGACGGCGACAAGTGGGTCGCCGACTTCGCCGGCGAAAAGGGCAAGCAGGCCCTCCAGTACCTGCACGACATGCGCTGGACCGACAACTCCATGGGCGCCAAGCAGCTGCTCGAAGCCCAGGACGTCCAGCGGATGATGGGCGCCGGCCAGCTCGGCATGTACATGGCCGCCCCGGACAACGTCCCGGTGCTGGTCAAGCAGTTCAACGGCAAGTACGAGGACTACGGCATCGCGGGCATGCCCGGCGGCCAGGGCACCCTGCTCGGCGGCGAGGGCTACATGCTCAACCCGAAGGCGTCCCCGGAGAAGATCAAGGCCGGCCTCGAGTGGATCCAGTGGAAGTACCTCAACCCGGACCGCTTCGAAAAGCACATCCAGCAGTACGTCGAGGGCAAGCAGCCGGTCGGCCTGCCCGCCGAGCCCACCCCCGACGTCTGGCAGGGCACGGTCCGCGACCAGCAGCTGGCGCTGAAGGCCAAGTACGCCAACGTCCCCGCCGCGAACTACAAGTCCTATGTGGACACTACGAGCAAGATCAAGGGCAGCATCGAGCCGCCGAACGCGCAGCAGATCTACGCCGCGCTCGACAGCGTCATGCAGGCGGTGCTCACGGACCAGAACGCGAACATCGACCAGCAGCTGGCGTCGGCGTCCTCGAAGGTCAACAGTGTCCTCGCCCAGGTCAAGTAG